One genomic region from Halorussus rarus encodes:
- the pheS gene encoding phenylalanine--tRNA ligase subunit alpha, with protein sequence MKLPESQAAVLQAASANEAQTIDELAAETDRKPETVTGAAFELESAGLLDVSEAADESVTLTDEAREYLQDGLPEVRLYEAAVDAGAADDPVQMGRVIGQSGLEGPQVDIALSNYARKGYGAIESGEITADPDADPASDAEADALASLADGESTGTLDESVLEQLERRGLVEVAESTVRSVTLTDEGVTALMEGVEAAETVGQLTPEMLTSGEWRDVEFAEYNVEADAERIDGGKTHILRQTADRVKDTLVGMGFEEMEGPHADAEFWINDCLFMPQDHPARTHWDQFALENPRKIDELPEDLVERVKDAHRNGVGEDGEGYHSPWTEEVAEGIDLRGHTTSLSMRYLSGHEVGELEPPQRFFSVEKVYRNDTLDPTHLLEFFQIEGWVMAEDLSVRDLMGTFEEFYARFGITDIEFKPHYNPYTEPSFELFGTHPTTGEMVEIGNSGMFREEVLDPLGVDCDVMAWGLALERLLMLMYGFEDIRDVHGTLADLDLLRETEVLH encoded by the coding sequence ATGAAACTACCCGAATCACAGGCCGCGGTGCTGCAAGCCGCGAGCGCGAACGAGGCACAGACGATAGACGAACTGGCAGCGGAGACCGACCGCAAGCCCGAGACGGTCACCGGGGCGGCTTTCGAACTGGAATCGGCCGGTCTGCTCGACGTCTCGGAGGCCGCCGATGAGTCGGTGACGCTGACCGACGAGGCCCGCGAGTACCTCCAAGACGGCCTGCCCGAGGTCCGGCTCTACGAGGCGGCCGTCGACGCCGGCGCCGCCGACGACCCCGTCCAGATGGGCCGGGTCATCGGCCAGTCGGGGCTGGAGGGCCCGCAGGTCGACATCGCGCTGTCGAACTACGCCCGGAAGGGGTACGGCGCCATCGAGAGCGGCGAGATCACCGCCGACCCGGACGCCGACCCCGCGAGCGACGCCGAGGCCGACGCCCTGGCCTCGCTCGCCGACGGCGAGTCGACAGGCACGCTGGACGAGTCGGTGCTGGAGCAACTCGAGCGTCGCGGGCTCGTCGAGGTCGCCGAGTCGACGGTCCGGTCGGTGACGCTGACCGACGAGGGGGTGACCGCGCTGATGGAGGGCGTCGAGGCTGCGGAGACGGTCGGCCAGCTCACGCCCGAGATGCTCACCTCCGGCGAGTGGCGGGACGTCGAGTTCGCCGAGTACAACGTCGAGGCCGACGCCGAGCGCATCGACGGCGGGAAGACCCACATCCTGCGCCAGACCGCCGACCGCGTGAAGGACACGCTGGTCGGCATGGGCTTCGAGGAGATGGAGGGCCCCCACGCCGACGCGGAGTTCTGGATCAACGACTGCCTGTTCATGCCCCAGGACCACCCCGCGCGGACCCACTGGGACCAGTTCGCGCTGGAGAACCCCCGGAAGATAGACGAACTGCCCGAGGACCTCGTCGAACGCGTGAAGGACGCCCACCGGAACGGTGTGGGCGAGGACGGCGAGGGCTACCACTCGCCGTGGACCGAGGAGGTCGCCGAGGGAATCGACCTGCGCGGGCACACCACCTCGCTGTCGATGCGGTACCTCTCGGGCCACGAGGTCGGCGAGCTCGAACCGCCCCAGCGGTTCTTCAGCGTCGAGAAGGTGTACCGCAACGACACCCTCGACCCGACCCACCTGCTGGAGTTCTTCCAGATCGAGGGGTGGGTGATGGCCGAGGACCTGTCGGTCCGGGACCTGATGGGCACCTTCGAGGAGTTCTACGCCCGGTTCGGCATCACCGACATCGAGTTCAAGCCCCACTACAACCCCTACACCGAGCCCAGCTTCGAGCTGTTCGGCACCCACCCGACGACCGGCGAGATGGTCGAGATCGGCAACTCCGGGATGTTCCGCGAGGAGGTGCTCGACCCCCTGGGCGTCGACTGCGACGTGATGGCGTGGGGGCTCGCGCTCGAGCGGCTACTGATGCTGATGTACGGCTTCGAGGACATCCGCGACGTCCACGGGACCTTGGCGGACCTGGATCTGCTGCGAGAGACGGAGGTGCTACACTGA
- the pheT gene encoding phenylalanine--tRNA ligase subunit beta — protein MPVVDVNPDELRELTGHDEKSDDELIDDLFGLGLEFEGRTEEGDLQLEFAPDRLDRLSVEGVARSLRYQYGDDRGVYVPSTNDADWTIEVDGSVPDERPYVTGAVIRDVDLDDDALDSLIQLQEKLHATMGRKRAKGAIGIHDLTMLKGRAATVEGQTEAGNSITYRGIDPDGDRFVPLDADSEMTPAEVLRSHPTGETYAPLVEEYDRYPAIYDDIGLFSFPPVINGRRTEVSTDSRDLFVELTGTDQWTIDRMCNIICYALDARGARVEEVEVDYPDRTLVRPDFEVTEKTVTHDRIERLLGVDLSAERVLDLLERSGLDAETTEVGDDEVAYEVAVPPYRVDVLHPLDVVDDVGRAYGFNDLEPRYPDVGTVGGRHDRSKLEDAVREVLVGLGFEDLLNFHMISEGENFDRMGLDRPGDGGGASGESGGDDGAADVLGAAEPATILEPYSEDYTMLRTWALPSLLMVLENNTHRAYPQDLAEIGLVARVDDGENTGVAEHRSVAGVLARHDASYEDAKARLQAVARNFDVDLETPATDHPTFIDGRAASVVVDGEEVGVIGEVHPAVLVEHDLELPVAAFEFRLGALE, from the coding sequence ATGCCAGTCGTCGACGTGAATCCCGACGAACTCCGGGAACTGACCGGCCACGACGAGAAATCGGACGACGAACTCATCGACGACCTGTTCGGCCTCGGGCTGGAGTTCGAGGGCCGGACCGAGGAGGGCGACCTCCAGCTGGAGTTCGCGCCCGACCGACTCGACCGCCTCTCCGTGGAGGGGGTCGCCCGTTCCCTGCGCTACCAGTACGGCGACGACCGCGGCGTGTACGTCCCCTCGACCAACGACGCCGACTGGACCATCGAGGTCGACGGAAGCGTCCCCGACGAGCGACCCTACGTGACCGGCGCGGTGATCCGGGACGTCGATCTGGACGACGACGCGCTCGACTCGCTCATCCAGCTCCAGGAGAAGCTCCACGCGACGATGGGCCGCAAGCGCGCGAAGGGCGCCATCGGCATCCACGACCTCACGATGCTGAAGGGCCGGGCCGCGACCGTCGAAGGCCAGACGGAGGCCGGCAACTCCATCACCTACCGGGGCATCGACCCCGACGGTGACCGGTTCGTCCCGCTGGACGCCGACAGCGAGATGACGCCCGCGGAGGTGCTGCGCTCGCACCCGACCGGCGAAACGTACGCTCCGCTGGTCGAGGAGTACGACCGCTACCCCGCCATCTACGACGACATCGGGCTGTTCTCGTTCCCGCCGGTCATCAACGGCCGCCGGACCGAGGTGTCGACCGACTCCCGGGACCTGTTCGTCGAGCTGACCGGCACCGACCAGTGGACCATCGACCGCATGTGCAACATCATCTGCTACGCGCTCGACGCCCGGGGCGCCAGGGTCGAGGAGGTCGAGGTCGACTACCCCGACCGGACCCTAGTCCGCCCCGACTTCGAGGTCACCGAGAAGACCGTCACGCACGACCGCATCGAGCGCCTGCTCGGGGTCGACCTGAGCGCCGAGCGCGTGCTCGACCTGCTGGAGCGCTCGGGCTTAGACGCCGAGACGACGGAGGTCGGCGACGACGAGGTCGCCTACGAGGTCGCGGTGCCGCCGTACCGCGTCGACGTGCTCCACCCGCTGGACGTCGTCGACGACGTGGGCCGGGCGTACGGCTTCAACGACCTCGAACCGCGCTACCCCGACGTGGGGACGGTCGGCGGCCGACACGACCGCTCGAAGCTCGAGGACGCCGTACGCGAGGTGCTGGTCGGGTTGGGCTTCGAGGACCTGCTGAACTTCCACATGATCAGCGAGGGGGAGAACTTCGACCGAATGGGACTCGACCGTCCCGGCGACGGGGGTGGCGCGAGCGGCGAGAGCGGCGGAGATGACGGCGCGGCCGACGTGCTCGGCGCGGCCGAGCCCGCGACCATCCTCGAGCCCTACAGCGAGGACTACACCATGCTCCGGACGTGGGCGCTGCCCTCGCTGCTGATGGTGCTGGAGAACAACACCCACCGGGCCTACCCGCAGGACCTCGCGGAAATCGGGCTGGTGGCCCGCGTCGACGACGGGGAGAACACCGGTGTCGCCGAGCACCGGTCGGTCGCCGGCGTGCTCGCGCGCCACGACGCGTCCTACGAGGACGCGAAGGCCCGCCTCCAGGCGGTCGCGCGCAACTTCGACGTCGACCTGGAGACGCCCGCGACCGACCACCCGACCTTCATCGACGGGCGGGCGGCGTCGGTCGTCGTCGACGGCGAGGAGGTCGGCGTCATCGGCGAGGTCCACCCCGCGGTGCTGGTCGAACACGACCTCGAACTGCCGGTCGCGGCGTTCGAGTTCCGGCTGGGCGCGCTCGAATAG